Proteins encoded by one window of Methanothermobacter sp. K4:
- a CDS encoding bifunctional N(6)-L-threonylcarbamoyladenine synthase/serine/threonine protein kinase: MLCLGIEGTAEKTGVGIVDDSGRVLSIRGRPLIPERGGIHPREAAEHHARWIPVLVGEALEDARVDLDEIGLISFSRGPGLGPALRTVATAARTLAISLKIPIVGVNHCIGHIEIGRLTTGAADPLSLYVSGGNTQVIAFNQGRYRVFGETLDIAVGNMLDQFAREAGLGHPGGPVIEGLASEASDYVELPYSVKGMDISFSGLLTAAIRKLEAGEKLENLAYSLQETAFSMLVEVSERALAYTEKGEVLLCGGVAVNRRLREMMETMCREHGVDFHMPPPEYCGDNGAMIAWLGHLVHKHQGPQMIDETSVVQRYRTDEVDVPWMRESEHPVHLPGNLRARGAEANIYSGEWMGRPCIVKERISKGYRIPEIDRKLRSSRTRREARLINQAKSAGVRTPILFDVDTEKGTIIMEEIEGTRFRDAVENKELCSRIGEAAGKLHRAGIIHGDLTGSNIILRGDEVVLIDFGLGMFSDEIEDMGVDLLVLKKSLKSTNYQVASGCFRSVLEGYGRFTDADISSKIDEIEARGRYTTRDRDG, encoded by the coding sequence ATGTTGTGTCTCGGTATAGAGGGAACCGCAGAGAAGACAGGTGTTGGTATCGTTGATGACAGTGGGAGGGTGCTCTCGATAAGGGGCAGGCCACTAATACCTGAGAGGGGAGGCATACATCCCAGGGAGGCAGCTGAACACCACGCCCGGTGGATACCGGTTCTTGTAGGGGAAGCGCTGGAGGATGCCAGGGTGGATCTGGATGAAATAGGACTCATATCCTTCTCCAGGGGCCCTGGTCTGGGGCCAGCCCTCAGAACAGTGGCAACAGCGGCAAGAACCCTTGCAATTTCACTTAAAATACCAATAGTGGGTGTGAATCATTGTATAGGTCATATAGAGATAGGGAGGCTCACAACAGGTGCAGCAGACCCTCTTTCGCTCTATGTGAGTGGTGGGAATACCCAGGTCATAGCCTTCAACCAGGGAAGGTACAGGGTGTTCGGTGAAACCCTTGATATCGCGGTGGGAAACATGCTGGACCAGTTTGCAAGGGAGGCCGGCCTTGGCCACCCCGGCGGTCCCGTTATTGAGGGACTTGCATCTGAGGCATCAGATTACGTGGAGCTTCCCTACAGTGTCAAGGGGATGGACATCTCATTCTCAGGGCTTTTAACGGCGGCAATCAGGAAACTGGAGGCTGGTGAAAAACTTGAGAACCTGGCGTACAGTCTGCAGGAGACAGCCTTCTCCATGCTAGTTGAGGTCAGTGAACGTGCTCTTGCCTACACAGAAAAGGGGGAGGTCCTCCTCTGCGGAGGGGTTGCCGTTAACAGAAGGCTCCGTGAAATGATGGAGACCATGTGCAGGGAGCACGGTGTGGACTTCCATATGCCGCCACCTGAATACTGTGGCGACAATGGGGCCATGATAGCCTGGCTCGGGCACCTTGTCCACAAACATCAGGGACCCCAGATGATAGATGAAACATCTGTTGTGCAGCGCTACAGGACAGATGAGGTGGATGTACCCTGGATGCGCGAGTCAGAACACCCCGTTCATCTTCCCGGCAACCTCAGGGCCAGGGGGGCCGAAGCCAATATTTACAGCGGTGAGTGGATGGGAAGACCGTGTATTGTTAAGGAAAGAATATCGAAGGGTTACAGGATCCCTGAAATCGACCGTAAACTCAGATCATCCAGGACAAGGAGGGAGGCCCGCCTCATCAACCAGGCAAAGAGCGCCGGGGTACGGACACCCATACTCTTTGACGTGGATACAGAAAAGGGAACCATCATCATGGAGGAGATTGAGGGTACAAGGTTCAGGGACGCTGTTGAAAATAAGGAACTCTGTTCAAGAATCGGTGAGGCTGCTGGAAAACTGCACCGTGCGGGTATAATACATGGAGACCTCACAGGGTCCAACATAATCCTCAGGGGGGATGAGGTGGTCCTCATAGACTTCGGTCTGGGCATGTTCTCAGATGAAATCGAGGACATGGGGGTGGATCTCCTTGTGCTGAAAAAATCCCTGAAGAGCACAAACTACCAGGTTGCCTCTGGCTGTTTCAGGAGTGTGCTTGAGGGTTACGGGAGGTTCACAGACGCTGATATATCATCAAAGATAGACGAAATAGAGGCAAGGGGTAGATACACAACCAGGGACAGGGATGGGTGA
- a CDS encoding XTP/dITP diphosphatase, with translation MKVTFITGNKHKLSEAEKIFHDTGIELEHADLGYPELQGTLEEVARYGAEHAARIMGGPVIVEDAGLFIRALKWFPGPYSAYVQDTIGNRGILKLMENVEDRYAEFRSAVGFCTPSSEPEVFLGVVKGRIGTEERGSRGFAFDPLFYPEGMDRSFGELSTLEKNRFSHRSRALRKFAKWYTENYEVI, from the coding sequence GTGAAGGTAACATTTATAACAGGCAATAAACACAAATTATCTGAGGCAGAAAAGATCTTCCATGATACCGGAATAGAACTTGAGCACGCTGATCTGGGCTACCCTGAACTTCAGGGAACCCTTGAGGAGGTGGCCCGGTACGGTGCAGAGCATGCGGCCAGGATCATGGGCGGTCCTGTTATTGTAGAGGACGCGGGACTATTTATAAGGGCCCTCAAATGGTTTCCAGGACCCTATTCTGCCTATGTACAGGATACCATTGGAAACAGAGGTATCTTAAAGCTCATGGAAAATGTTGAAGACCGCTACGCTGAGTTCAGGTCGGCTGTTGGGTTCTGCACCCCCAGCTCCGAACCCGAGGTTTTTCTGGGCGTGGTGAAAGGACGTATAGGTACTGAGGAGCGTGGAAGCAGGGGGTTCGCATTTGACCCCCTGTTTTATCCTGAAGGTATGGATAGGAGCTTTGGAGAACTCAGTACCCTTGAAAAGAACAGGTTTTCGCACAGGAGCAGGGCCCTTAGGAAATTTGCAAAGTGGTATACTGAAAATTATGAGGTGATTTAA
- a CDS encoding 30S ribosomal protein S15, translated as MALKPEWVEYSNEEIEDLIVKLYREGNSTSRIGIILRDQHGIPSVKAVTGLKITQILENHGVKPEYPEDLMNLIRKAVNIRDHLKEHPKDLHTRRGLQIVESKIRRLVKYYVREGVLPEGWRYDPQKAALLVK; from the coding sequence ATGGCTCTAAAACCTGAATGGGTTGAATACTCAAACGAAGAAATCGAGGATCTCATAGTAAAGCTATACAGGGAGGGTAACTCCACAAGCAGGATAGGAATCATATTGAGGGACCAGCACGGCATACCAAGCGTTAAGGCCGTGACCGGACTCAAAATAACCCAGATACTGGAAAATCATGGTGTGAAGCCTGAATACCCTGAGGATCTCATGAACCTCATAAGAAAGGCTGTCAACATAAGGGACCACCTCAAGGAGCACCCCAAGGACCTCCACACAAGGAGGGGTCTGCAGATTGTTGAATCAAAGATAAGGCGCCTTGTGAAGTACTATGTGAGAGAAGGTGTCCTGCCTGAAGGATGGAGATATGACCCACAGAAAGCAGCCCTACTCGTTAAGTAA
- a CDS encoding DHH family phosphoesterase, with product MTHRKQPYSLSKLPDSILKRGSEASKLLEEHLEKGSIIRVISHNDADGLSAAGVVARAISSRNGQFHISILSRLRKEFIKKLGREKYSLFFFCDMGSAHLEEISRLKADIIVADHHQPSEFEADSNVVHVNPHLHGLDGSRDLSASGAAYLATRNISRNTGQLALVGALGDMQYSGGFTGANRFIMDEAIEAGVLQVHSDLKLASRYTEPLYRSIAYTFNPPLPGLTGDIDASRGFLERIGVSYGIKYADLSPEERDILRDELSRINPEIFGEVFTSREFQPAMGDLSDFAGILDACGKNRKYGIGIGLCLGEGEGALEVGLELQKNYREELIRGLAWIRREGSTVMENIQYIYSEDRVLKGIMGTIASISLSLKLLNPDIPLLGLSRMDQHVKVSARTTRPAVERGVNLGAALRDAASSFGGTGGGHDIAAGAMIPYRDMESFLRLVDEITGSQIKS from the coding sequence ATGACCCACAGAAAGCAGCCCTACTCGTTAAGTAAACTCCCTGACTCAATCTTAAAGAGGGGTTCGGAGGCCTCAAAGCTCCTTGAGGAGCACCTGGAGAAGGGGAGCATAATAAGGGTCATATCCCATAACGATGCCGACGGCCTGTCGGCTGCAGGAGTTGTTGCACGGGCCATTTCATCAAGAAATGGTCAGTTCCACATCTCCATCCTTTCAAGACTCAGGAAGGAGTTCATAAAAAAACTTGGAAGGGAGAAGTACTCCCTCTTCTTTTTCTGTGACATGGGGAGCGCACACCTTGAGGAGATATCAAGGCTCAAGGCCGACATCATAGTGGCCGACCATCACCAGCCCTCTGAATTTGAGGCCGACTCCAACGTTGTGCACGTGAATCCCCACCTGCATGGCCTTGATGGAAGCAGGGACCTCAGCGCCTCCGGGGCAGCCTACCTGGCAACCAGGAACATCAGCAGAAATACGGGGCAGCTGGCCCTGGTTGGGGCCCTGGGGGATATGCAGTACAGTGGCGGCTTCACCGGTGCAAACCGTTTCATAATGGATGAGGCGATTGAAGCAGGGGTCCTGCAGGTTCACAGCGACCTTAAACTGGCATCCAGATACACCGAGCCCCTCTACCGTTCCATTGCATACACATTCAATCCCCCTCTCCCCGGATTAACAGGGGACATTGATGCTTCAAGGGGTTTTCTTGAGCGTATAGGAGTCTCCTATGGGATAAAATACGCTGACCTCTCACCCGAGGAAAGGGACATCCTCAGGGATGAACTTTCAAGGATAAATCCAGAGATATTTGGCGAGGTTTTCACTTCAAGGGAGTTTCAGCCAGCCATGGGCGACCTATCGGATTTTGCAGGGATTCTTGATGCCTGTGGAAAGAACCGTAAATACGGCATTGGAATAGGTCTATGCCTTGGTGAGGGTGAAGGGGCCCTTGAAGTGGGCCTTGAACTCCAGAAAAACTACCGTGAAGAGCTCATAAGGGGCCTTGCATGGATCAGGAGGGAGGGTTCAACTGTAATGGAAAATATACAGTACATTTACAGTGAGGACAGGGTCCTCAAGGGGATAATGGGGACCATAGCAAGCATATCACTCTCCCTGAAGCTGCTGAATCCTGATATTCCACTCCTTGGTCTTTCAAGGATGGACCAGCATGTGAAGGTATCTGCAAGGACGACCAGGCCGGCTGTTGAGAGGGGTGTTAATCTGGGGGCTGCCCTCAGGGATGCTGCATCCAGTTTTGGGGGTACAGGCGGCGGGCATGATATAGCAGCAGGTGCCATGATACCCTACAGGGATATGGAAAGTTTCCTCCGGCTGGTGGATGAAATAACCGGTTCACAGATTAAATCTTGA
- a CDS encoding aconitase X catalytic domain-containing protein, with the protein MYLDGIEEKMYDGEFGETIQKSMEILVALGDIYGAERMVDISSAQISGVSYKTIGDAGLEYLEDLSEGGARVRVQSTLNPAGMDLKRWREMGFSEEFASRQLRIVEAYSSMDVMNTCTCTPYLIGNVPLRGSHIAWSESSAVSYANSVLGARTNREGGPGALAAAICGRTPEYGYHLDENRKATLLVDVECDLSGADYGALGYIAGRIAGEGVPYFKLRGLPAPEDLKALGAAMASSGAVALYHVDGITPEYRDASMEEVDDRIRVDADDISEAREELSTTSDNPDLICLGCPHCSLDEIRRIASFVGKKGAGCDLWVCTSAAIKSAADRMGYTDVIEAAGGMVVSDTCMVVAPVEELGYEVLGVDSAKAANYVPGMCGLDAVYDDWMNLLKL; encoded by the coding sequence ATGTACCTTGATGGAATTGAAGAGAAGATGTATGACGGCGAATTCGGTGAAACCATCCAGAAGAGTATGGAGATACTGGTGGCGCTGGGTGACATCTATGGTGCTGAGAGGATGGTTGACATATCATCCGCCCAGATCTCAGGTGTTTCCTACAAGACCATAGGGGACGCCGGCCTTGAATACCTGGAGGACCTCAGTGAGGGTGGTGCCAGGGTCAGGGTTCAGAGTACACTTAACCCTGCAGGCATGGACCTAAAGAGATGGAGGGAGATGGGTTTTTCAGAGGAATTCGCCAGTAGACAGCTCAGAATAGTGGAAGCCTACTCATCAATGGATGTTATGAACACCTGCACCTGCACCCCCTACCTCATAGGGAACGTGCCCCTCAGAGGGTCCCATATTGCATGGTCAGAGTCATCTGCGGTGTCCTATGCAAATTCGGTTCTCGGTGCCAGGACCAATCGGGAGGGCGGCCCGGGGGCCCTTGCAGCTGCAATATGTGGAAGGACGCCTGAATACGGTTACCACCTTGATGAAAACAGGAAAGCCACCCTCCTGGTTGATGTGGAATGTGACCTCTCAGGTGCAGACTACGGTGCCCTCGGTTACATTGCAGGCCGTATTGCAGGGGAGGGTGTCCCGTACTTCAAACTAAGGGGTTTACCAGCGCCCGAGGATCTGAAGGCCCTTGGAGCCGCCATGGCCTCATCAGGTGCGGTTGCACTCTACCATGTTGATGGTATAACACCCGAGTACAGGGATGCGTCCATGGAGGAGGTGGATGATAGGATCAGGGTGGATGCTGATGACATATCAGAGGCCAGGGAGGAACTTTCCACGACATCTGATAACCCTGATTTAATCTGCCTTGGATGTCCACACTGCTCCCTTGATGAGATAAGAAGGATAGCATCCTTTGTGGGTAAGAAGGGCGCTGGCTGTGATCTCTGGGTATGCACATCTGCAGCCATAAAAAGTGCCGCGGACCGTATGGGCTACACAGATGTGATAGAGGCTGCAGGTGGTATGGTTGTATCCGACACCTGCATGGTGGTGGCTCCTGTGGAGGAACTGGGCTATGAGGTCCTTGGTGTTGACTCTGCAAAGGCAGCCAACTATGTCCCGGGTATGTGTGGCCTTGATGCGGTCTATGATGACTGGATGAATCTCCTTAAATTGTAA
- a CDS encoding GAF domain-containing protein, whose translation MENLSETEKLIMSYLESNPPEECMLDKITRGINRSRATVLKYLHILEARGLVTYRMVGRSKLWMPSKDADVKSVEYRDDTSRDLEIIKNASEIHQTLLRLLELERKIDDPDKLVFTVNTLLDIVVSNESFRRTFPGARNLEDIMDRESIILLESRMHAPGKIQADLKGRDGIRRSYSLSISPVNNFWVIIAKDMASSSFSKNELEVLLTITRLRTSSDSLEEFLESAREELAEVLDVKQISVVLKDASGLNRVYDQPSSTKLEEFDYFIYRSIETLETVSWSSDKGLMLSVPLITEEMARGAMIIEVPDDSISSRALEIVEMFADEVSEYIELERLRRENEEFIRTLLAMNRVSEIINSDQEENMILEKSIEAVIDTLEFEMGCIYLMEEEKELKLRVQRNLPETLSRMCMAGVFTDLFSRSIEDERVIYITAESPEYRMIHDSIRKNNIRTILMIPIRFSGKIIGILNLASYSVKPYNRISLENISSIGLQLGSAIRKIES comes from the coding sequence TTGGAGAACCTTTCTGAAACAGAGAAGCTGATAATGTCATACCTTGAATCAAACCCTCCAGAGGAGTGCATGCTTGATAAGATAACCAGGGGAATAAACCGTAGCAGGGCCACCGTACTCAAATACCTCCACATCCTGGAGGCCAGGGGCCTTGTGACCTACAGGATGGTGGGGAGAAGTAAACTCTGGATGCCATCAAAGGATGCAGATGTGAAGTCAGTGGAGTACCGGGATGACACCTCAAGGGACTTGGAGATCATAAAGAATGCCTCAGAGATTCACCAGACACTTCTGAGGCTCCTGGAACTTGAAAGAAAAATAGATGACCCTGATAAGCTTGTTTTCACTGTAAACACACTCCTTGACATAGTTGTCTCCAATGAATCATTCAGGAGAACGTTTCCTGGTGCCAGAAACCTTGAGGATATCATGGACAGGGAAAGCATAATACTCCTTGAAAGCAGAATGCACGCCCCTGGTAAAATACAGGCGGATCTCAAGGGAAGGGATGGTATAAGAAGAAGTTACAGCCTTTCCATCAGCCCTGTAAATAACTTCTGGGTGATCATTGCAAAGGACATGGCAAGCTCATCATTTTCAAAGAATGAACTCGAAGTCCTCCTCACAATAACAAGGCTCAGAACATCCTCGGATAGCCTCGAGGAATTTCTTGAATCTGCAAGGGAAGAACTGGCAGAAGTTCTGGATGTCAAACAGATCTCAGTGGTTTTGAAAGATGCATCCGGTTTAAACAGGGTCTATGACCAACCATCATCAACTAAACTTGAAGAATTCGATTATTTCATATACAGAAGCATCGAAACACTTGAAACCGTCTCATGGAGCTCTGATAAGGGCCTCATGTTATCGGTTCCCCTCATAACAGAGGAAATGGCAAGGGGGGCCATGATAATTGAGGTACCCGATGACTCCATATCCTCCAGGGCACTTGAAATCGTGGAAATGTTTGCCGATGAGGTATCAGAGTACATTGAACTTGAAAGGCTCAGAAGGGAGAATGAGGAATTTATAAGGACACTCCTGGCAATGAACAGGGTATCTGAGATTATAAACAGCGATCAGGAAGAGAACATGATACTTGAAAAATCAATTGAAGCGGTTATAGATACCCTTGAATTCGAAATGGGATGCATCTACCTCATGGAGGAGGAGAAGGAACTCAAACTCAGGGTCCAGAGGAACCTGCCCGAAACCCTCAGCCGGATGTGCATGGCAGGGGTGTTCACAGACCTCTTCAGCAGATCAATTGAGGATGAGAGGGTAATATATATAACTGCCGAATCCCCCGAATACCGCATGATCCACGATTCAATACGCAAGAATAATATAAGGACAATCCTGATGATTCCAATCCGGTTTTCAGGGAAAATAATCGGTATACTGAACCTTGCAAGTTACAGTGTGAAACCCTATAACAGAATAAGCCTTGAAAACATTTCATCCATCGGGCTTCAGCTTGGAAGTGCCATCAGAAAAATAGAGAGTTAA
- a CDS encoding DUF169 domain-containing protein, translating to MDYRRIAGELRELLQMEGSPVAVKLVRADEKTAGPRLEKRRHCEFIQEARLNGVKGHATAEEHLCKGGAAAMGLCSLPAPVADGSMYHKLGNYSTPEAAHETVKAVPMLAEEYYASEYAPLEDADFEPDVVVLILKPAQALRLSQAYLHERGGRITGDYSGIQSLCADAVAAVIQRGLPNITMGCNGSRNYAGIKPEELAVGVPAEELEGIVDALRKFREKWG from the coding sequence ATGGATTACCGTAGGATCGCGGGTGAACTCAGGGAACTCCTGCAGATGGAGGGCAGCCCTGTGGCTGTCAAACTTGTTAGGGCAGATGAAAAAACAGCGGGACCCAGGCTTGAAAAAAGGAGGCACTGTGAATTCATACAGGAGGCCAGATTAAATGGGGTGAAGGGCCATGCTACAGCAGAGGAACACCTCTGTAAGGGTGGTGCCGCTGCAATGGGACTCTGCAGCCTTCCAGCCCCCGTTGCAGATGGGAGCATGTACCACAAACTCGGGAACTACAGCACCCCTGAAGCGGCCCATGAAACCGTGAAGGCGGTGCCCATGCTCGCTGAGGAATATTATGCGTCAGAGTACGCTCCACTAGAAGATGCGGACTTTGAACCCGACGTGGTTGTCCTGATACTCAAACCTGCCCAGGCACTGAGACTGAGCCAGGCATACCTCCATGAGAGGGGTGGCAGAATCACAGGGGACTACTCAGGCATACAGTCACTCTGCGCAGATGCAGTGGCTGCAGTCATCCAGAGGGGCCTTCCAAACATTACAATGGGATGCAACGGGTCAAGAAATTATGCTGGAATAAAGCCAGAGGAACTCGCAGTTGGAGTCCCTGCAGAGGAACTTGAGGGAATAGTGGATGCCCTCAGAAAATTCAGGGAGAAATGGGGGTAA
- a CDS encoding DsrE family protein: MRINLRGINRHAAAIITDNILKNGQENLQLILRENYEEIEKVAARHGMNYSVKKGADGVVVDISRGEIEEVDVTGETCPGPLIIVGEKLSSMKPGMRVRIKSANQDVIDDLAVSAPEMNARVMEKSENHLVLEKIEKTEKKEFAGRDRVLVVQSNGTGNAERAYATFIFSKAALSMGKDVTVFLLMDGVSLARRGAAAKVKHPAFPALNELMEEVIGMGAKVYVCEMSAQFRGLSEENITEGCKIAGAATFITLLSDPRYAVVNF, from the coding sequence ATGAGGATCAACCTCAGAGGAATAAACAGGCACGCTGCAGCCATAATCACAGACAACATCCTGAAGAATGGCCAGGAAAACCTCCAGTTAATACTCAGGGAGAACTATGAAGAGATTGAAAAGGTTGCGGCCAGGCACGGCATGAATTATTCTGTTAAAAAAGGAGCTGATGGAGTGGTGGTTGATATTTCACGTGGAGAGATTGAAGAGGTGGACGTCACCGGTGAAACCTGTCCAGGACCGCTTATAATCGTGGGTGAAAAACTATCATCAATGAAGCCAGGGATGAGGGTAAGGATAAAATCCGCAAATCAGGACGTTATCGATGACCTCGCGGTTTCAGCCCCTGAAATGAATGCCAGGGTCATGGAAAAATCAGAAAACCACCTTGTACTTGAAAAAATAGAAAAAACTGAAAAAAAGGAATTCGCGGGTAGAGACAGGGTGCTTGTTGTTCAGAGCAATGGAACCGGTAACGCCGAGAGGGCCTACGCCACATTCATATTCTCAAAGGCGGCCCTCAGTATGGGCAAGGACGTCACTGTGTTCCTTCTGATGGATGGTGTGAGCCTCGCCAGGAGGGGTGCGGCAGCGAAGGTTAAACACCCTGCCTTCCCGGCCCTCAATGAGCTCATGGAGGAAGTGATTGGAATGGGTGCTAAAGTCTATGTCTGCGAAATGAGCGCCCAGTTCAGGGGGCTCAGTGAGGAAAACATAACAGAAGGGTGTAAAATCGCCGGGGCCGCGACATTCATAACACTCCTGAGCGACCCCAGGTATGCCGTCGTGAACTTCTAG
- a CDS encoding DUF5400 family protein, translated as MYQVIVFALLLAGIPSGFITFRIMGMRMAPHFGALILAIIATGLNLVMGGGNLMYLAVALQILAGISAYTQFLPVLRDNFQTAPLYACHLTTVTTAAVLAAASVLA; from the coding sequence ATGTATCAGGTTATTGTATTCGCACTGCTACTTGCAGGGATCCCATCAGGTTTCATAACATTCCGTATAATGGGGATGAGAATGGCGCCCCACTTCGGGGCTCTCATCCTTGCAATCATTGCAACAGGACTGAACCTTGTGATGGGTGGTGGGAATCTGATGTACCTGGCTGTGGCCCTCCAGATTCTGGCTGGTATATCAGCCTACACCCAGTTTTTACCAGTCCTCAGGGATAACTTCCAGACCGCTCCCCTATACGCATGCCATCTGACCACCGTAACCACAGCGGCTGTGCTTGCAGCTGCATCAGTCCTTGCATAA